Below is a window of Solanum stenotomum isolate F172 chromosome 7, ASM1918654v1, whole genome shotgun sequence DNA.
catctactttcaaattagtaaaagaataatctaggattctatccctagatttgagtattcatgagataagttgattttgagttcttgagttcctatttatttttaaaattctattactaattattgaattgctatatgttatgcattaagattcttgagttgattcgttcatgtctatatttcaatataaaccctatgaattgagtattttttagaTAAGTAGCATCATTGAGTTCTGAGTTtttgagttctgagtactgagTTTCCATATTGCCATTAAGGTCCTTGAGTTaacattgagtcgttcatgttcaTTGTTACGATCTGATCTCGAAAACTAAGGTTTCGAAACCATTTTCGCAACTTTGGCAATTTtgttaaggttttttttttttggaaaaattcataatttggaagtcgccacttaatttttagggtaaaattaagaaaaccattTAAAAGGTAATTTTGAAGTAAAACTTTTAATAAACCAGAGTCAGGTAAGGGTTCAATTAATTCTCTAAGGAAGGGTTTAGGCATCTTAGAGAATCCGCTAACACGCGATTGACCGACGAATTTAAAAGTTTGGCTAACtttgtaaaataaaagaattacttATAAAAATCTTGCTTGAaacttagataaaaaaaatcttttgatgcttgtaaaaatctcaaaaatagtcctaacttaaaacttttatccataGTCAAGTTTTACGccatataattatttcaaactcaTGAACATGGATTAAAGGATCTTGATTAACAACTATGAAAGGATATTAAAGATCCTTAAGTCATTCATACAAAGTCCtaagttaaattaaaagaaaactaatttattttaagaaacttaaaatttttatcctattcaaaaatttgaactaAATAGTTAGTTCAAACTCATAAACATGGATTCAAAGCTTTTCGATAACTATGAAAGAACATGAAAGGTTCTTAAGTTATTCTAATAAGCTTAAATTGCCTAACTTAAAATGAGTTTcgaaatttgaaaacttaaatAAACATATCACCCCAAGGGTTCAtctaaattaatgaaaaaaggaGGTTAAAGAAAGTTAGCATCaatgataataataagaaaatataaacaaGACATTTTCGACCCATATTAAGTCCCTTTTGGAGCTGAATTGCCGATCTGCTGCTTGCTTAGTTACTGCTGGTGTTACGGTATAAATTGGACTTGTTAAAGTCCAAGAAATCTCAATTTTTAGCCCTCGGGGGACTGCTGCCACTGCTTTGGTTAAATGGGACTGTTTTAAGtccaaatttcccaatttttcaGCTTTTGGGAGTGCTGTAACTGCTATTGAGCTGCTGCCAGTGATTTGAAGTTTAACCCGATGATATTAACTTCCCTTTCACGACTTTGATGAGGTTGactcaagaagagaaaaatgcAAGAGAGGGGAGTCCATTGGACTCATTCGAGAGAGTTCATGAAAAGAAAATGAGAGAAATAAGAATTAGATGTCTGATGAAATAAATCAATTAACTGGGTTTATTAAATTGCTAAACAATCAACTTAAACAAGATACAAAATACAACACTTGAAGTTACGAAATGAAAGTACTACTAACAGTGATCACAAAGATATTACACACAAATCAGGACAAATCTAGTTTAAGGAAAAACACCTATCCTTACGAAATCTAAAGTCAAATGCCAATGAGCACGTCATTGTTTCAATACAATCAACAAAAGAGACCATACTAATACTAACATAAAATGAGAAAACAAGTAAAATGccaaaactaattaaataaaagataaGGTAATGAATAGATCCACTTATGATCTACAGCAAACAATAAGAAATTCACTACTAGTATAAACCAATAACAGTCCTAGATGGAGGAAACTAACAACGATAGGCAGCCAAAAATTTACATAACAACAACTAAACTCATTTACTATTAAGTATACTGCTACTTGAACACAACCTTGgtttaaaccaaaaaaataaaagagtgcGAAACGAATTCATACATAGTTTAAAGATAAGCAAGTTTAGACTCAATTTGATCAAAGTTTTAAGCCATCTCATTTAGCATACACGAGGGACAAACAAGAAAGCAGAAAGCAGAAAGCAGAAAGTAGGAAGATATAAAATAACTTTACGCCAAAATAACTTAGCAAATTTAAACAAGGATTCAAGTAAAGTAATCTAATAAATTTTAGGATGTATAAAAGTTATGATATGAGCTTTCATCCGTCCCAACCTAACTCTTTTGAGAGTACTAAAGAGCAGCCCCCAAACGTAAGCTACTTCTCACTCAAACAATCTCTCGAAATGCATTGAGAGCCAAAGGATCTGTGGATTGGCAAATCACACTAACACATTTATGCTTACAGGAGTCTACAAAAGAGGCATTGATCCTTGCTTAAAGGGGAAAAACGAATTAACCCTGTGTATACTCTGagcaaaataattaaactaatttaaagATAAGAAAATATACTAAACCATGATCAATACAAGAGAGAATCAGCAGCTAATCCTAACACATAAACAAACTCAAGCTTATGTAACACTCATCATCTGGACAAAAACAATCTTAAACCCATACTACCAACAAGATTTCACCTTAAAAACCAACTAACCAGCAATTTTACATTTATAAAGCAAATCAGAGAAATCAGGCTTCAACAAATATAAAGGTAATAATCTTAATATAGAAGACGACAACTTAAGGCAGAGAACAACAACTATATAACAAGCACTTCGAAATCGAATAAAGGTAACAGTAACTAGAAGCACATATATAGATTTATGAATTCGATTAAGTGAAAGAATCACATTCACATCTCTGAATGATAAGAAAACAACCATcaatagagaaaaatatttaaacttatTCAAAATTGACTTAACTTTAAATGAACAGGATAATGAAGACTTTTTCTATCATTCAAACCACTAATCCCATTGAAtctaaaaaagataaataacaaTACTAAACAAATAACAACTCTACAATGCACTAGAAAGAAAAGACTGAAGAAAGAGTAAGAAGATTACCTAGTTCTGGGCAGCGAACTAAAACGACGAGTTGAGAAGACAACTCCACCACCTCTTTCAACTCGAACAGCcacaaaatgtttaaaaattttgaactatgGAACCAAGAATTCCCAGGCCTTTTAGGGTACTCTCTGGTCTCCGAAAAATTCCCCTTTGAACAGTGGATATGAGGCAATTTATAAGGGTTGAGAAATCTGAAAATCACAGCCCAGAATCGATGTGGGACTGTGAGTAATTTGAAAATTCTTGACTGGATAAGGCTGGAACAGTGCTAGGCGTACTGTTTGTCGAGGGAAAGGAAGAAGACGACGAGAAAAATGCAGTGTACTGTGTTGTACCCACGTAGACGCCATGTATTGCTTTCCGTGAGTTCGCCGtttgaattgttgttgtattgttgcGTTAACGTCGCTTGGGAATAGTTGTTCGAGAACATTGGAGCATTCTGGGTTTCCTAGGAATAAGAAAGTGGGCCGGGTCGAATTggttaatgaaaaaaaattgggttaaGCGAGGGGATGGGCTGCTGGTTGATTCTCTGAAGAATTGAGTTTGGGGAATTGTATTAAAAGGGGTCTTGAAAAGGAAGCCTAATAATGGGGTCAATTGACTTAAGAAAAATAACCACATGAATTGCAATTTCGATCAAATTGAGGCGATTGGTTGAATTCGGCCAAAGttaaaataagatgaattaatgtaaattaattaatgaacttCTTAATtctaacgaaataaaataatcaacttaattacgaactgattaaaaaaatataaactattgaataactaaactaaattaaacaaatacttaagaaaaactaaattgttattatttttgagacgatttttgaataCCCATAAAAGGTACTAAATATAATTCTATAAAATATGCATactatttgaaatttataaatagtgacaaaactatattttattttatttttaacttgaaAAACATTGCGAATTTTATTAAaagctaattatttcaaatcgtttgaaattgaagaagctcgatgatcAATACATATTGTGgagggccaaaattgggtgtcaacattcATAATtacgcatgaaccctataaattgagttataaatcttgagaagctttttaaagccaacacttgagttttaaactatattttaaGGAAGTAAAGacgagttttgagaaagagtttgtAAAAcgtgattagtatgacaatcgagtatgacATCAATGTCTAACCAGTATGGTATTTagttatgccatcaatgtttatgcagtttgacttcccgagtcatcaatgatcatatcacaatatgattttgatatattttttagaaagattttttaaatatgaattgagtaaaagtataagggaactaagtattaccaaaggtatcaatttttacattgataaagagaaactttgatttctaaatgagttatgagttcaaagatatttcaagagcagatacctcttttaagaggatagattgagcaattatctcaaactagaggaagagtatgttttaaacattgagcatgagtatatatgattgggagtagtatcgagcaccgaattgggttAGAGTCTTTTATGATTTGAAAGTCCTATAAACTACGTAGCCAGCGTAGGATAGGATATTAATGGTAGTCATGCACCCAATAAGTTATTAATGGTGAGTTTTTTTCCTTATAGGTAGACTAAGAAGTAATGAGTTTGTGAAGATTTCATGATAGAAGGTAGAGTAATAGTTACTAGTAAGGATAAGTTAGAGTATACtttaactagaaagaagtttatGATGAGGTGTCAATGCATTAGTATCGGCCAAGTATAATGGTTCAATAAAAGAGCCGAGTATTCATGATGTGATAGGTTTTatctaggcttatgatttttaaaagGAGAGCCCTATGGTATTCAGAGTATTATAGAACTAATTAAGTAATGATGTATAGTAAGTgggtaaatagtacttaagttgtgaaagAAATTGTCGATAATATGTAAATAGGTAGAATGAACATAGAGACTGACTAGTTGTCATGAAGTCTTAGTGGACgagtatttcttaattttatctaNTATTATAGAACTAATTAAGTAATGATGTATAGTAAGTgggtaaatagtacttaagttgtgaaagAAATTGTCGATAATATGTAAATAGGTAGAATGAACATAGAGACTGACTAGTTGTCATGAAGTCTTAGTGGACgagtatttcttaattttatctatTAGTAAATGAGTTACTATAGTATGTAGTATGTGAGCAATTATATTGATATTCGTGCTTAGTATTAGTATAGTATGTGAGGAATTATATTGATATTCATGTTTAGTAATAGACACTatgcttgaatttgagattagTGTCGTGGTCAAAAAAATGGCAACACGAGGGTTATAATGTTAGTTTTGAGATCTGATAtggtagacttgacatagagtaggtgaggaattaagATGCTAGCTATAatgaatatgagtggtacagGAGTGAGATTCTTAATTTTAGATGAGAGAAATGAAGTATGACTAAGTCACTAGATTAACAAGAGTTTTAAGAGGTGTACCCGAGATCGTATGTAGTCAGATGAGGTTCTTATCAAATTTATGAGTTttcatgtgtgcctagatagtatATTTGAGCTATCAATATAGAATAGGCTGATATAagcattatttttctttaaaaattagatGAATCGACATTATAAGCTAACGAGAAGAGGTTAAGAGAAGCATCTTAAAAAGAAGTCTTAGAAGGAATCTTAGTACctgatatatatattgatttagtatcagttaaacAAAATTATCAGACTAAATGATAttaatacaatatatgatactgatttagtattaattaaacaaaaattagttggagtatatagtgtaattatttagttgggataaaaatataattggttacatatttgtaattattttgcttagttccccaaaaaaataaaaatggggtGAGTTCATTGCAGAAATTTCAAAGCTGCAGGACCTATCTGTAACTGGCTCTGGTGGCTCTCAACTGTGGTATCTGTCCTGCCGTTTCCCGGAAAAGTCATCGGAGTTTATCAGGACAGTAAACACTGGAGGTATATTCGTGTTTCAATGTTACAGAGGCGGTTGATTTGCTCGAGGATTTCGAATACCGTTGTCCAATCAAACCCCGGACATAGCCAGAGCAAATGGAATGTAAAGCAAGTTACAAAATCCAACTTCTCAGCGGCACTAGAAGAGATAAGCAATTGCATTTCCGACTCTGATTTCATTGCTGTCTCATTGAAGAATACCGGAGCCTACTCTGCACCCTGGCAACGTATTATGCCTATTGACACCGCCCACACCGCCTATCTTAAAGCCAAATACGCCGCCGAACGGTTTCAGGTCCTTCAGTTCGCCGTTTGCCCCTTTTCCATAAAGGGTTCCAAGCTCATCGTGCACCCGTGCGTCACCTTCAACTCACTCATTTAATTCTTAATTTCAATTCTTAAGATTGTGTTGTGTATAAATTTCAATTAATGTTCTGTTCAATCACAAGTCTTGGGTTCAATGTTTAGATGGTTTAAAATTGTATATTAAAAAGCTATTCGGTTTGCTCAAGTGTGTAAAGTATCTTCTTCTATTGAAGAAGTACCTAGTTTTATGAGGCAGGATATTGGAGGTGGACGGCAGGGTAGgttctaattttttaattgtcaAATATGTTTCTAATGCTCAAATTCTTACTGAAAATGTGGTGTTCACTCTTTCTTGTGTTAGTTTGGTGCTGATGTAAGTGGCAATTTCAGATGAAGGATTAGTTGCTATATTTCTAACTAATCATTTTGTCTGAGAAAGGGAAACATGAGACATGAATGACAAGTGTTTCGTGCTTTTTGTGCAGATACAACTTTCATTTGTTCCCTCGTGATGAGTTAAAAATAGGGATGCCTTCTTATAGTTTCTCTTGTCAATCATCATACTTGACCTCTATGGCTCAAGAAGGTTTTGATTTCAATGCCTGCATATATGATGGTAAGCTGAGCTGGACTGGTTTGAAATGTAACTCATAACTGACATGTTTCTGTTATTTATTTTGATGGTTAATCTATTATTAGCATCCTTAGGTTACCTGCCAAAAACAAATGTTCAGTGGCTTTAGCAATGACCAAAGCACCTATACCCAACATCCGTTATTGGAATATAGATATGTATGGCAAGGAAAAATCTCTCTAGTTGCTGCTCCAGCTGCCTCATTCTCTATGTAATCACGTGCAAAGAACAAGTAGCAGATGCTAATAATGAAAGGAAATATCTTTGCTCAAGTTCTAGAATTGAAGTGCCTTGAAACATAATTCTTCTACCTCAATCATTTTGTTTTGAATCTTAACAGTTTTATTTGACAgctgagatttttttttaatttaaaaagaacaGTTCTATTTTTACACTTTTTCTATAGTAGATGCTATAGTTTTCTCTTGCATACCTTTAGCTGGCTGAGTAGCTTTTGCCTGAAAGCCGAAGTAACCTTCCTGCACCCTACCTTTCTTGTTCTGACAGGCATATCATATTTATCCAAATCACAAGAATCAGCTGCAGTAGATAGAATTGGAAATGCATCACCTATAAGCTGTACAGTTCAAACTCCATCAGGATATACAGTTGCTGATTCTGTATTTGCAGAAAGGATCAAATCTCGAGTTAAGAATTGGATAACTGCTTGCAAAGACACAAACAAGAAGCCTGAAGGTGAGCAGAATTATCTTTGTCAATTCAACTCTTCTTTGCTCTCTTTTTTATACTCGTGACGTCTTGCAGATGCTCTAATCAGTTCCTTGAGAAAAATTGTCTCGGGAGATGACGTATATGGATCCAGACCTTGCTTGAGCATAGATGTCTGCAGTGAACGTCAAGTGCGTCTTGTGATGGAGGTGTCTATCTTTTCTTTCTTACCTTTTGAATTGTGCTCTTGAATTTTcatagaaacaaaacaaaaaaaaaaaatgccgAAGCTAAAGATGCTGTTTATGGTagcatacaacaacaacaacaacaacaacatacccagtgaaatcccactaggtggggtctggggagggtagagtgtacgcagaccttgccactacctcgtagaGATAGAGTTTATGGTAGCATACAAtgttccaaatttgattatgtCCTGAAGAATGATGCCTATAGAAATTAATTGTTATCAATGTTAAAGGTCCTGTATATCCCATTACATGGAACaaaaaatcacttaatttgTTCTAGCTGATATTTATTAAACTTTTCTGTTGGGCCAGACACTGAAGAATTTTGTTGACGTCATACCTTTGCTAAACCCAGCAAAGGGAGGAACAATAAGGCCTGTTCGAGTTGTTTTGACAAGTTCAGAAGAAGACAGGATTCTTTTACAGGTAATAAACTAGCTTACGAACTTTGGTTTagctgcttgttgatgattatCTTCTCCTTCTATGAATATTGCTTTGTACTCACAGAAGGAACTTCAAAATGAGGAGAAGGAGCATAATAAACGCCTCCGTGGCTTTCGAGAGGTGATCGATTTGATTTCCGCTTCTCAGAAACCTG
It encodes the following:
- the LOC125870505 gene encoding poly(A)-specific ribonuclease PARN-like gives rise to the protein MLQRRLICSRISNTVVQSNPGHSQSKWNVKQVTKSNFSAALEEISNCISDSDFIAVSLKNTGAYSAPWQRIMPIDTAHTAYLKAKYAAERFQVLQFAVCPFSIKGSKLIVHPYNFHLFPRDELKIGMPSYSFSCQSSYLTSMAQEGFDFNACIYDGISYLSKSQESAAVDRIGNASPISCTVQTPSGYTVADSVFAERIKSRVKNWITACKDTNKKPEDALISSLRKIVSGDDVYGSRPCLSIDVCSERQVRLVMETLKNFVDVIPLLNPAKGGTIRPVRVVLTSSEEDRILLQKELQNEEKEHNKRLRGFREVIDLISASQKPVVAHNSLNDFTFVHSKFLAALPSTLEEFRSSLSLVFPNVLDVNHLMKEISPQTKVNNLPACISYLKQRFFAPIDIEIPNQAEVNEVKTLGHDAVKISQLFAKLCSILKIAPRTPEAAEGHLPDAIECYTNSYCPCFTSSHGPADEDVSVRTDNTRKISSKNLVFLWGFRDVTSAGKLKSLLCGSHEVFHEFDVRMVDKSCAVVAFRNPGFAEVMLQLMDSGGICTNILKEMLADGLTAAGYETYQKVCELGLWEADLASSMGKALEEIESFSEAQSKELSGMCWNDDEMINLDDL